aataaaatttttTGAAATTTCCCAAAGGCTGTTTATTTGCTTGGCTTTATGACGCGTCCTGCGTACAGGACGCGCCCTGAGAAGTAATTTTGTATATGTATTGAAATCTATGATGAATAAAAGGAACAATTAAACTCAAGGAAAAATAAACTAAGACGCGTCTTGTGTCTAGGGACGTGCCCAACTAATCTTGGTTGATGCTCCTTTAATTTTGTGCTCTAATTTTGGCACTCCATAATTAAAAATTCTAACGCGCCTTCAAGAAGGACGCGTCCAGACTAAACATATCTATTGGAATAGGAGGTAGACGCGTTAAGACACCAGGACGCGCCCCTCATGCTTTGTGCCTTATCTAAATACATGAGTACAACATGATATCATGCTCATTAAGAATACACTATCCAGGTaattcaaaaacaaaacaaacaaagaCGCGTCCTAATCAATGAGGACGCGCCCATAAAGGACGACTGCTTAGCTTGTAATGATAAAGGAAATAGCAACAGTATCTAAGAGGGGACGCGTCCTTATCTTAGGGCGTGCCCCCTATAGGTAAACAAGATGATCAGGAAAGCATAGCATGCAAGAAGATAATCAAGAAAGTAAAATTTGCATGGTCAAGACAGAAAAAGTTTTGTACAAGTAGATGAAATTCAGAGAGTAATAATCAAAGTTTACAACTTGCAAGGCTTAAAAGGGGCCCGCACCCTTAAATAGTTCTGATAAAAGTTGCAAGAATAAAACGAAGTCGTGTCCTAAGCAGGGGGCGCGTCCTGAGGCTTGTCTTGGTCGCCTGCAAGTGGAGGCTGAGTGTTGAGGGGGGAAGGTGCAGGGGACGCGTCCTCTTCCTCTAAGCCCAGGAAAATTCTCTTGTTTTTGATAGAGTCTGCGGCCCTCACCCTGAAATCTTTGACCCAAATCTGGGTGTCTGCATCAAACTTGAAAAAGGTATATTCTGGGTCATTTGCAATAAACCCAGAACACCACTCTTCAAAACCAGCTGCAAAGCCAGCTTGGTACACTAATTTCTTCTCCTCTCTCCAGCCATGCAGCATGTCATCATTCAGTGTGTCAAGCTCCATCTGTATGGTAGAATTTAGAGCGATAACACTCTCCATTGTTTTCTCTATTGAGTCGATATTGCCTTTCAGTGTTGAGTTCTCACCCTCAAGACGCGTCCTGTCCTCTTGCAGGCGCTTGATCTCAGCATCTTTTTCTTGGATGAGCAAATTGATGTGTTTCTCTAGAGATTTGATCTTGTCTTCAGCTTGGCATTTGGCGTTGTCAGTGACGGCAAGGCGCGCCCTGAGTCTGGCAGCCATGTTGGCACTTTGCCCGGCGTGCAAGTGAAGCTCAGCTGCAGCCCTCACCATTGCCTCCTCTGTCTGTTGCTCTGTCCTAAAAGTCTAACCCCTAACCTCATCCTCAGTGAATGCACCAGCTGAAGACGCGCCCAAATATCTGAGGACGAAGGATTGGTCATCAGGAACAATCTTTTGACgcttggagggcgcgtcctcattaACAGCAGGGATGTCAGGTGCTGTGGTGGTCATGATCTTGGGTGAGAGTGGAGGAGTTACAGTAGGAGTAGGGTTTTTTATCTTTGGATCAGAATTTACAAGAGTTTGCTTCTTTGCCCTTAGCTTTCTGGAAGCTCCGATAGCGAAACCCTTTGGAAGAGAAGCCATGTCTGGAACATAAACACGGGAAAATATTAGTCTCATAAGGAAGACGCGTCCTGATAGTAGGACGCGCCAAtaacataatttaaaatattatcaatgcATAAATGTCAAATAGAATGCATATGGAGACATGTAAATGCATAAAGCGATATCAAGGAAAACGTATGTGAAGGGGTCAAAAATGCATAAGTGACCATGACGCGTCTTGAACATACGACGCGTCCTGCTGATAGACATTGATTACAATGTGTGTTATGAGGAAAAAGTGGGTgacatattaacaatgtcagttACAAAAATTACTAGAAGACGCGCCCTGAAATTTAAGCGCGCCTGAAACAAAGACATATATGTGGGAAACGCTTGTAAAATTAGATCAAGCCTTGCTTGTATAACACAATCATGTGCATAACATGTCAAAGAAACAAGACGCGTCCTACAAATTTTGGATGATTCGGTAAGACGCGTGAAGCTTTGGGCGCGTCTAAAAAGAGTGACGCGTCCTCTCTCATATATACTTACCTTGTTCTAAGTCGAATTGCTTACTGATATCAATTTCGACCACCTCTGTGGCACTAAGGCCCCTGGTTTTTTCTGAGGCTATAAGTATAGGTTTGCCATTATGAAATTCACGGAACTTGCAGATAGAGCCAACCCGGGAAGATAACGCGCCCACCCGTTTGAGGTTGTCTTCTGTTATCATGTCTTTGAGGTTGAAGTGTTTCTCTGCATACTGGAGTACTTTATCtgctcttttctttctttttcctgtTAATTCCTTTTGAGTTCTCTTgtctaaaaataaaaaaaagagtAAAATGAATGAGGACTTAAAGAGAGAGAGAAATTTGGAAAGTAGAGGACGCGTCCAGAATAAAGGACGCGTCGAGCTCATGAGGACACGTTTTGGAAATCACTCACTTGGTTCTAAGTTGTAGCGAACTCGGGTTATCTTGATGTCATAGACGTAGAAGAAAGGTTCCTTCCAATCCCTTTCGTGGTTGATCTTGCCTTCATTGAATCCCTTGTTGTTCAGCCACTTGTTGACTACAAGGAAGTGATAGCCAGGGATTGAttttctgatactgtaaaataaGCTGAATTCCTTTATGGAAGGCGCGCCCAGTCCAAGGTTGTGGTACATCATGTACAGAGCCCACGCTAGCTTGTACGAGTTTGGAGACAATTGAACCGGGGCAATGTCGTACCACTTCAAGATCTTTTTGATATATGGGTGTAAGGGCGCGCCCACGCCTAGAGAAATCAATTTTGGTGTGAGTACCATCCTAGGGATCTTTTGATTCCCAATGTTAAAGGTATGTGGCCTCATTGTACGAAGAGGGCGCGCCCAGATGCCTTCCATGTCGTAGTATTTCATGTGCCATTGAATTTCCAAGTTAGTTGCGGTAGAGTCGAGGGCAATGCAAGCTAGCTTGCCTTCTTTTTTCCTTCGGGCATTTTTATCTGCCTCAGTTAGAACACCAAGATTTGTCCAGTCACAATCTACTTCAACATCTGAGGGTTCCCAGTGTTCGAGAGGTGAATCAGATTTTTGAGGAGACACATGATACTTTTCAGGATCAGGAATCCTCTTTTCAAATTCGCTTACGCTAAGAGGGGACGCGTCCTGAGAAGAAGCCGCGTCCTGAGAAGCTGACGCGTCTGGAGTAGGAGACGCGTCCTCATCTGAAACAATTATGCGTCGGGTTTGTTGGCTAGTCGTGGCTACAATCTCGTCATCCGTCCAGTCTTCGATAGCATCTCTAGCATTGAGAACTGGAGTTCTTTTCCATTTAAATCCTTTCTTTTTTATTCTAGAGCTTATGGGGACATGATACATAGAATCGGAACTGGAATCAGGCATTATGGAGGTCTTTGATTTGAAGGAGTCGAAGACGCGTCTTTCTGCTTCAAGGAAAGAATTTGTCCTGTGAAGTTCTGGGAGCTCGGGCAGGAAGGAAATAGAAGGTGGGGAATAAATCCCAAGGAGCTTGTTGAGAACCTTGAACGGATGGAAAGGGGAAGATGAAGACGCGTCCTCTAGCTGAAATAAGAAGGAAGAAAATTTTGAGGACGCGTCTATGTTTATGAAACAACAGAGACTAAAAATATGTAAAGGCAAGGGAAAACAGAAGACGTCGTAAGGGCGCACCCAAAAGATTCTAACGAAGGAACTGAACTAAGGTGACGCGTCCTAAATATGATAATGCGTCTATTCTATGTGTTAAAAAAAATGATCAACAGGACGCACCCCCGGTGGAGGATGCGTCCAAAATGGTTACAATGCAGGAAATTGTAATCGGTTATGATCAATTTGGGGAAAGTTCATTTAAACCCTAAAAACATGTAATTAAAGAATCAAAAGAGCAAAATATGGAGATTTATTgtatatacacacatacatacatgaTAAAAGTGAAGAACAGTTCATGAGAGCATGAGGAATATGCACGGTTTTTTTGCTCTTTCAAGCCGATTTACTCGACCaaataaagaaataaaagaaGATTCACATACCTCGTGAGTTGGGGGTTGGATTAAGCTAAAGAAATCGAGTAATGGCTGGTGGAATCGTCGGATTCTTGGACTTAACTTCTTGCAATGGCGATAATGGCGGTTTTTTGGAGAGAGAAAATAAAGAGCAAAGTGACAGTGATGTGATGTAATTGAGATATTTATAGAGAAGTAGGTGGATGACGTGTGCACCAGCTGTCACCTAACGGTTAGGTTGTAATTAGAAACCTTGGGCGCGTCTAGGTGTTAGGACGCGTCCTAACGTATTGCAATGGGGTAATCCAAATTTTGCTTATGGTTAAGTAAAATTCCAATTTTATTTTCAACTacaaatggaatttggggggtagttgttatacccaaaatttggcattggattgactcgggtcaaacgcGGGCTAGTTACAGTCAAACTCGGTATTGCATTATGGAAGTGAGGACGCGTCCAAGTCTATAGGACGCGCCTACTTGTAAGAAGATATGTCAGTTTGGTAATGAGGGAGCATGGGAGTGCATGATCAGGAAAGGACGCGCCCAAGCTCTATGGACGCGTCAATCATGGTGATAGTACCTTGCTAGTGTGAGCTTGTGACAATGGAAATTGGAGGACGCGCCTGTTTCTATCAGGGCGCGTCTTATTGCTGTGGCGTGCTGTAAGGAACGATTGATGGAGAAATAAGAATTGGTTTTGTAAATGTGAGGACGCGCCTAGATCTAGAAGCATTTTGTCAGGTCTAGTTTTACGTGGTTGGTTTGGGGATATGTTCTTGACCCTGTTAGTATTCTACGTACATAATAAAAAAATTCTTAAGAAATTATTTTTCGACCTTAGATTATGAAAACTTTCTGAAATTCAAAGGCACAATCTATATATTCGATAACCTAACTGACGAATATGACAGTTTCTTTTGTAAATGGAACAGTCTCTTTCACGAGTGAGACAGAATCAATTTAACTACAGAATCTAAATTACTGAAATATAAATGCattaataaagaaattaaataatgcAGAACACCAAGAcgttttcacttggttcggcccctactTCTAGATCCAAGTCCACATGCCAACTAGCATGAAAAATGTATTAATTATATCAACTTCAATAAAAAAACTTACGATCTTTCTTTGATTATAAACGGATAGTCACAAAAGGACATTTTCCCTTACCACACTTGCTACCTAGAGCTACCCTACTGCTACCACCTAGCCCACCGGCTAACTTATCTAATCCTTTGAAAACAAGACCTTGTCACACCCCGGCACAGGTTGATATTACCACACGCAATGAATAACAAtgaaagtttacaactcaaactagattcttgtttgACTGGATATTCAATATACAAAACAAGCCGGCCCGGGCCTTAAATGTGCCTCATTTTTTCTCGAAAATCCGGCCCGGCTCAAAACCCGAAAAACCCTGATAAAGCCCAGATCTAAAAAAATCTGGATAAAAGCCCAGATCTAAAAAAAACCCGGATAAAAGTCCGGATCTAAAAAAGCTCGGGCTTTTAGAAAAGCCCGATTAAAAAaccaatttttttatatataaaatttgaaaatatacaataGTTTTTATGATTTCAAAAAATTACATTATAATATTAGAAGCAGTTAaggtatatatgattatttatatattttattaaaaataattatttatttcagtATCTAAACTAATCTATCTGATATATTAAAAATAGTTTTGAATTTGGGTGGCCTGTTTGGCTGTTTCAGTTTCAGTGCAATGATCATTTTTTAAGATATATGATGAAAATCAGAAAGTACGTCCAACGGTACAATCTCTTTTTTCAGCCCATTTTATCACTCTGACCTCCTCTACAATTTATTTCCTCTGTTTTCACTTTGTTTGTTATTTCCTTCCTTTTTTCccttaaaattaattaattttatacattaaaaatttacctattttctattataattttttgttgaaattaatttaaaattttgtgTTAATTTACTCATCAATAATACGACACTTATTCTTACAAGGTACTAAACGTTTTAACTGATAATTTATTagtaataatattatttttaataaaggATTGAAAATCGAAAATCCTTAAATCAAAATTTTTAATGTCTCGTAAATTATAATATACTAACTTACACCCGTGTGATGCACGAGTTCccattaatatttatatatttactaTATATAATAAAAcgaaattttaatataaataattaaatactaaagtaacaattatataatatttgaataaaatttgttATTGAGAGGATTCGAACCTGCAAACTTATTCGTATCTTTATAAAtactaatataaatgttttttgttcgagagattcGAACCTGAGATCTTGACTATTGTATTATTTTAACGGTTCTAATTGATTAAGAAGATCCGACGGTCGTGAGAGTGAATAACCAAAAGGGAGGTTAAACTAAATTATACAttattccggttattatagtttAGTATAGATTATAGATTACTTAAGTatcaaataaatatttaaatattctttttttatatttcgtcattttaattttatagtaatgtattaaattattattttaaactattattttaaaaaacaattataacttataagttatgatttacCAAACACATTAACAACTTATAAGTAATATTATCCAAACGGCTAAATAACTTATAATTTACAAGATTCATATTACTTATAGACACTTTTAAActttaagttataagttatattttttaaaatatcccAAACGGGTATTGAGAAGCAGCTATACAAGTACTTTGGTGTGATTGCCATTTGTTAATGGTGTGAAGAATTGTCATTTAACTTGAAATCATGTAAACGCTGCCATTCAACCACCATAAACAATAATATTTTCGTGATGCAATGCCACTGCTCCCTACTAACAGCACACTTATGGCCTTTGGATGTAAGAAAATTTATCCTTTTCACGATCCTTATGAATTGGATCCAGCCCCAGCACCAGCCCGTGTAGTCGTTCATCCATTCCTCTAGAGGCCATATGTTGGGTTTCAATTGTTGGGGGATTTCTCTGATAGTTTTGTGTTTTTGTTACGGATTTGATTAATCATTTTACAACAGACGGTGCCAGAATGTTGGTGACGGTGCCAGAATGTTGGTGCAGCGAATTTACCAAAATATCAAAGTACTAAATTTGGTACTTACCTGACTTCTATTCTCAATAAactttatttttaacaaaaatcgATCTAATATAAGTTGACTTCTATTTTCAATAAACTTTGTTTTTAACATAAATCGATTTAtattctttgtaaattttattttcaaatattGAAAAGGCTAATCCCTTTAAAATATAAAGCCTGAAGGCTTATTACACAGACTTTTACTTTACTACCCTCCTAGCACCTTTGTAATTACAAATTTAACACACCCTTATCTCCATACTTTTCCTTACTAACGTATGTTTCATTCAAAATTATACACTACCCTTTAACAAATACAATACCTGTGCTCCCGGTTACCACACTTCAAGTCTCCTCTTTTATCCCATCCCATCTCCTCTCCCGGTTGTTTTTTATTGGTTGAAACAACAACCCGGTTCAGAAGACTATTTCTTCCGGTGATTGAAGACCTTGAAGACTTTAATAGTGTTTTTACATCTCTGTATCTTTAGTCTAATCTAAATTTCAAATTTGAATTCAAAATCAATTTCAATACTTCAATACTTACTTTTACTTTTTACCCAGCTTCCGAACCCACCCTCTTCAGATTTTAAGTTTTTCCGGCGATTTACTCAGGTATGAGGTCTCCTCTTTAATTTTGTTGTGTTAATTGAATTCTCAGATCTGCTGGTATTGTTTATTGCAACTGTTTCATGTAATAAATCGGACAATGTTTAATTTTTCAATGATTGGACATACAAGTTATTTAATGTTAGGTTGCATAATATGTATACCTCATATGTTATTGATTGCCCAGAACATCATAAATGTGTCTGTATGCCCTGTAATAAATTTGGAAAGTTTTCATTTCATTTCTCTTTTTAGTCTTTTAAATATACCTTCTTAGTTTTAATTTGTGttatttttatttgtttgtaACCAGATATAGTGAGCTTTTGCTTAAAAGAATCAATACCATGAATTGATTCTGTGTCTTATTTCTATGTTATTGTAACCAGATTTGATGTCCTTTTGCTTCAAAGAATCAAAGAATGGAACAGTTCAATAATAAGAGACTTAAACATGAGAATATTGTGCAGGAAGTAGGCTAGTTTTTGCTTCTTACTTGCATACCTTTAATGTGTACATTGTGGGTTTAAATGTTGATCTTATTATATGATACTAAACTATATCTACGTACTCGCCTCTTACTAATTTATTTGTTTAAGGTGGTTTTACGACCAATGCGACCTCTCAATCGGCCAATGAAGTGTCGAAGAAAGCACGGAAACCAAATCCTGGTTTTTCTCTTTTCCCAACCCAGGGAAACTGTTTTGGAAACTATCAGTATCAAAACCATATTCCCATTACCCCAAATGGTAATTTTCTTGGCTAAATTATACTATAAAAGAAAGGTTGCCCTTCTAATAACATTATTAAAAACTTGATTTATTGACAGTTAGAGACTGTGTAAATAATGCGGATACCGTTACCCCATTGTCGCCTTTAGCAACAAATTTGAAGTTTTTACATAATACCATGTTATCTGAAAATTCTGATATTCCGAAGGACACGACTGTCTTCTTATCACCACACTTTTTACGCAAGCATGTTAAATGTATTAAGCGTAAGTCTTCACATTATTCAACAAAGTCATTTTGTATTCTTATTACACGTCAAATATCGTTCAAACATAATAAACTTTGTGGTCATATTCCAGGTCAATCTCGGGTTGTTTTAAAGGAGAATGTGCCTGCACAGAGTAAACAGAGTGCCCAACCTGTTTTACCAACTTCCACACTTACTCCATTGTCGCCTTTATCATCATTAGGTGCAAGAAAGTCCGAGAAGTCTGATTTTGTGAAGGACACAGTTGTTCTCGGGAAATCACACTTTGTACGGAAGCATGCTGAATGTATTGAACGTAAGTGTTCACGTTGTTGAACCAACTCATGTTGTATTATTACACGTCACATGTCTTTCAAACattttaaattttttgtcatattgCAGGTAAATCACATATGGTAGGCAAGGAGAATGTTCCTCCACGGAAGACACATATTGCGGAACCTTTTGTACCAACTTCCACATTTAGTAAGTTGCTTTATAGAAAATTGTTACCAAATTTATATGACATGTACGTTCAACCGATTGATCTGAGGTAATTGTTTCTAGGTGGAAAAAATTGTGATATGAGTAATGAAAAGAGGATGGATGGCGGTTATACAAAACCGAATGTGACCTACAGAAATATGAAAATATCCAAACCTCTGCCTACAATTACTAAAGGAAATCATGGTAATTACTCTCTCCCTCTAAGCAccatatattaaatataatattttaacattTGTAGTTTCTAAATGAAATGTCACATTACTAATAGGCGTGAAGAACGTACCAATGCACCCAAGAACCATACCCAGTTTTAGCACGAGTAAAGGGCTGCCTTTTGCATACACAACAGGTACACAGAGAATTAAAATATCCCTTAGTACAGATGATAAACGTACCACCGAAGAACGGAGTGTTCATCCTCAAAGTAGTCAGTTAACATTTGTTGACAAAGGGAAGAGGCCTATTCAGTTACAATCAAATGGGATAggtaaaataaatttaataattgcATGTTAAAGCAGAGTTGATGGAAATTAAAAAATCATATTCCCGGTGGTGCAGATTTTGATGAAATGTCTGACACAGACAGTGATAATAGTGCTGTGTTCTCCGACCTAGGTAATATTTGTAAGAGGTCATTTTTTTTAACATATAAAATGTTAGCATTAATTGTAGTTAATTGTTTAATGCGCAGATGATGTGGAACAGTTCAATTTTGAATCCTATGAACAGATTATAAATCCACTTAATTGCCCACCACGTAAATTAGATTTTAATGAGATGGAGGGTCATGACGATAACTATGATCTCAACATTGACAATGGTATTAAAGTGGATCTATAAAAACGTAAATTGAGTTTTCTACATAATAAATGCTGCTACTGAGTAACCTCTACATTAACTTTGTTTCAGAGTTCTCCTATGTTGCGGGAATGCATAGTGATCAGTCTGATGGCGAATCGGAGGAAGGTATCTATATTGATATAATTTTTCTATATTTATTCAGGAACATCATATGAATCATGACCTTATGTTCTCAAATTGAAATGGTTGCAGAATTGGAGGAAGATGTCAATTGTGCCTCCTATGAGGAAATGAAACTTCCTACTGAATGTAAGATGATCCCATTGTACAAAGCCTAATCTAATTCCCTTccttaaatatttttatttaatgtaaaaGGTTATGGATTTTGTTTTGCAGCTATAACGGAGTACGCTACACTAGGCCCTCCCAATGTCCGTTGTAGCAAGTGTGAAGCATGAATGTGGAAGGAAGAACGTGTAAACAAAAGTGTTACCCGCGGAATACCTGTTTTTTCCCTGTGTTGTGCAAAAGGTCAAATCAAACTACCCAAAGAGAAACCAACTCCTTCTTTCATTTGGCAGCTGTATAATGATAAAGCATACTCTCAAAGATTTAGCGATGGTATGCGTTTGTATAATTGTATCTTTGCATTTACTTTCACTGGTGGGAAGGTTGACAATTCAATCAATAACCGGGGGGGCTTACATCTATAGACTAAATGGACAAAACCACCATTTATTTGGTTTTTTAATACCCAAACATGGTGAAGACCCCAAATTCTGTCAGTTATATATCTATGACACGAAGAATGAAATTAGTAATCGTCTGAAATGGGTTAATGTTGATGGGGGGATCCACTTGATGTTGATATAGTTGCTGGATTATCAAAAATGCTAGATGGGACAAACGAGTTAGTGAAAGAATTCCGCATGGCTCGCGACAGATTTGAGAAAGATGGGGTGCAAGATTTAGAaattagattaaaggtgtgtaGATCTAAAAGTGGTCGTGAGAATCATGTCGGGCCATCTGATGAGGTAGCTAGTATAATGGTTGGGGACATGGATGATACTGATGATTCTCGGGATATTGTTATAGATTCTCATGTTAAAGGTTTGGAGAGAATTAGTGACATTCATCCAAAACTTATGGCGTTACAGTACCCTTTATTGTTTCCTCATGGTTCAGATGGTTTTCACAAGAATATTCCATATAGAAAGGTAGatgaaaaatctaccaaaaaaGAGAATATATTACACAGAAAGACTATTATTCTTACAAATTCCAAGTTCGCACCAATGAAGGTAATCTATAATCACATTGCTTTAGTAGAACATTATTTAAGGTGTTTTTCTTTAGACTGTACTCAGATTCCAATGTAACTAATAAAAATTTGTTGTCAGCAATTACTCCACGTCTTGGTGGTAGACTTTTCCAGCAATATGTTGTTGACGCATTCTCAACTATTGAGAAAGCCCGTCTATGGTGGTTTTGTACGAACCAAACCACTTTGCGTTCGGAGCTGTATACTAACATTCAAAGGAGTTTGAACGAGGGTACCTCTGATACATCAAACATGGGTAAAGGTTTTATATTGCCTGCTGGATTTGTTGGTTCACGTAGATACATGCAACAAAACTTTTAGGATGCCCTAGCCGTTTGTCGCCATATTGGTCACCCTGACATTTTCCTTACCATGACAACAAATCCCTTATGGGATGAAGTCATACAGATGATGAAACTGCTCCCTCATTGCCTACCACAGAATTCACCAGATGTGATGGCACATGTCTGTAGACTGAAGCTGGACCAGCTGATTGATGATATAAAGAAGAAGAACTATTTTGGAACTTGCCTTGGTGGTATTGCTCAAATTGACATGAATTTATTTGCAATAACCTTTGTTATAAGAAATGTGGAATTACTTACCTATCTTTTCTATTTGTTTGACAGTTATGTATGTAGTAGAGTTCCAGAAGCAGGGTCTCCCGCATGTGCACATGCTTACATGGCTGGACAGTGCTTCCAGGTTGAACTTGCAAGCAAATATTGAAAAGTTTGTTTCGGTAGAGATTTCGAATCCAGAAACTGACCCGGTGGGGTATGCCGCTGTGGATGCTTTCATGGTACATGGACCCTGTGGTCAAGAAAATCCTAAATCTCCATGCATGAAGTAATTTAAATGCACTAGACATTTCCCCAAAAAGTAAGAACCTGCTAAGCCTGAAGCTGTTATAAGAAACAGCTGTATTATTGCATGAAATGGAAATTATAGATTATCGTTTAATTAATATATGTAAAATATGAAATTGTTTTGTAGGTTTTGTAATTCAACTACATTTGACCAGTCAGGCTTTCCAATTTATAGAAGGCGTCAATCAAAAATCACTGTGACCAAAGGGAAGGCAAATCTGGATAATCAGTGGGTGGTACCTTACAACCGTGATTTACTAGTGAAATACCAATATCATATGAATGTAGAGATTTGTGAACATGCACGTAGCCTGAAATATCTTTTTAAGTACTGCCTGAAAGGGCATGACATAGCTATTGTTGAAATACGTGGGAAGAAAAGACAATCTAACAACGGAGAGG
The sequence above is drawn from the Apium graveolens cultivar Ventura chromosome 2, ASM990537v1, whole genome shotgun sequence genome and encodes:
- the LOC141705224 gene encoding uncharacterized protein LOC141705224 — translated: MLSENSDIPKDTTVFLSPHFLRKHVKCIKRQSRVVLKENVPAQSKQSAQPVLPTSTLTPLSPLSSLGARKSEKSDFVKDTVVLGKSHFVRKHAECIERKSHMVGKENVPPRKTHIAEPFVPTSTFSGKNCDMSNEKRMDGGYTKPNVTYRNMKISKPLPTITKGNHGVKNVPMHPRTIPSFSTSKGLPFAYTTGTQRIKISLSTDDKRTTEERSVHPQSSQLTFVDKGKRPIQLQSNGIGKINLIIAC
- the LOC141706500 gene encoding uncharacterized protein LOC141706500 translates to MGKGFILPAGFVGSLMYVVEFQKQGLPHVHMLTWLDSASRLNLQANIEKFVSVEISNPETDPVGYAAVDAFMVHGPCGQENPKSPCMKFCNSTTFDQSGFPIYRRRQSKITVTKGKANLDNQWVVPYNRDLLVKYQYHMNVEICEHARSLKYLFKYCLKGHDIAIVEIRGKKRQSNNGEGLNHYVWNDKDRVWNPHKRGKKIGRLSYTHHSAVELWFLRLLLTKVRGATSYESLRTVKGQTYNTFQEACKEYDLLDDDNEWHMVLSQCSESGFPPQIRQLFVHIMVNCKVPDLGDLWKKHWTTMMDDLLLKQQQLTGNPHLMLNEIQ